A genomic region of Nostoc sp. UHCC 0702 contains the following coding sequences:
- a CDS encoding TauD/TfdA family dioxygenase has product MSNLENSKNTIVSIKNIKRKSVVISPNEMISTEFIQPENQFPLVIRPNVKGIDLLSWSLNNQQFIKNELLKYTAILFRGFNVTSIEEFEQIIAAICGEALEYRYRASPRTQVAGRIYTSTDYPADQSIFPHNEHAYSPTFPLKIFFFCLTPPAQGGETPIGNCRQVFANIDPKIKERFIEKKVMYMRNFGDGFGLPWQTVFQSTEKAKVEEYCQKNGIDFEWKEGDKLRTRQVGPAIIKHPITGEMVWFNHATFFHVSTLETKIRNSLLSSFKEEDLPTNTYYGDGSVIEPQVLEHLRQAYQQQMVSFTWEKGDVLMLDNMLAIHARNPFVPPRKILVGMAEPYTSSVAV; this is encoded by the coding sequence ATGAGCAACTTGGAAAATTCAAAAAACACTATTGTCAGTATCAAAAACATCAAGCGCAAATCTGTTGTGATCTCTCCAAATGAAATGATTTCAACAGAGTTTATCCAACCAGAAAATCAGTTCCCTCTGGTAATTAGACCAAATGTTAAAGGTATTGATTTACTGTCGTGGTCATTGAATAATCAACAGTTCATTAAAAATGAATTATTAAAATACACAGCAATTCTATTTCGTGGTTTTAATGTCACATCAATAGAAGAATTTGAGCAAATTATTGCTGCTATCTGTGGAGAAGCATTAGAATATCGTTATCGAGCATCACCACGGACTCAAGTCGCTGGTAGAATTTACACTTCCACTGATTATCCTGCTGACCAAAGTATATTCCCGCACAACGAACACGCTTATTCGCCTACTTTTCCTTTAAAAATATTCTTCTTTTGTTTAACTCCACCAGCACAAGGGGGAGAAACACCAATTGGTAATTGTCGTCAAGTTTTCGCCAATATTGACCCCAAAATCAAAGAACGATTTATTGAAAAAAAAGTTATGTATATGCGTAACTTTGGTGATGGGTTTGGCTTACCTTGGCAGACTGTATTTCAAAGCACAGAAAAAGCAAAAGTAGAAGAATATTGCCAGAAAAACGGAATTGATTTTGAATGGAAAGAAGGCGATAAATTAAGAACCCGTCAAGTAGGCCCAGCTATTATTAAACATCCCATAACTGGAGAAATGGTTTGGTTTAACCATGCAACTTTTTTCCATGTTTCTACACTAGAGACAAAAATTCGTAATTCTCTATTATCTTCTTTTAAAGAAGAAGATTTACCCACCAATACATATTACGGTGATGGTTCTGTAATTGAGCCACAAGTTTTAGAGCATCTTCGCCAAGCTTATCAGCAGCAAATGGTGAGCTTTACCTGGGAAAAAGGAGATGTATTGATGCTTGATAATATGTTAGCCATACATGCTCGTAATCCTTTTGTTCCACCCAGAAAAATTTTAGTAGGAATGGCTGAACCCTATACTTCTTCAGTTGCAGTATAG